From the Photobacterium sp. GJ3 genome, one window contains:
- the pdsR gene encoding proteobacterial dedicated sortase system response regulator → MKQIAIVEDETAIRENYTDVLKKHGYGVQGYADRLQAQAAFDVKLPDLAIIDIGLGHEIDGGFTLCQSLRAMSPTLPIIFLTARDSDFDTVCGLRMGADDYLTKDISLPHLVARIAALFRRSELLSVPSSAETLLRRDALTIDQNKMQIFWQEQRIDLTVTEFWMVYALAKRPGHVRSRQDLMDDARVVVDDSTITSHVKRIRKKFLQHDPDFDQIHTVYGMGYRWGV, encoded by the coding sequence ATGAAGCAAATCGCAATTGTTGAAGATGAAACAGCCATCCGGGAAAACTACACCGATGTCCTGAAAAAACATGGCTACGGTGTGCAGGGCTATGCTGACCGGTTGCAGGCTCAGGCTGCATTTGATGTAAAACTTCCGGATCTGGCCATTATTGATATCGGACTCGGACATGAAATTGACGGCGGATTTACGCTGTGCCAGTCTTTGCGGGCCATGTCTCCCACTTTACCAATCATTTTTCTGACTGCCCGCGACAGCGACTTTGACACCGTGTGTGGCTTAAGAATGGGGGCCGATGATTACCTGACGAAAGACATCAGCCTGCCACACCTGGTTGCAAGGATTGCGGCATTGTTCCGTCGCAGCGAGCTCCTTTCAGTCCCAAGTTCAGCCGAAACATTACTCCGCCGGGATGCATTAACGATCGATCAGAATAAAATGCAGATTTTCTGGCAGGAACAACGCATTGATTTGACCGTCACAGAATTCTGGATGGTGTATGCACTCGCCAAACGTCCGGGACATGTTCGCAGCCGGCAAGATTTGATGGACGATGCCAGAGTCGTTGTTGATGACAGCACCATTACCTCGCACGTCAAGCGTATCCGCAAAAAATTCCTGCAGCATGACCCTGATTTTGACCAGATCCACACAGTCTACGGTATGGGATATCGATGGGGCGTCTGA
- the pdsO gene encoding sortase-associated OmpA-like protein PdsO, giving the protein MIGAIVGGIVGTAVGQDGYIGSQQAQLDRQTETINHLNARNAELEPLQESYSALQQELASLRVTQQQRDLALAMNVHFRTGSAKIEPHFQSQLDEIAELMKQSPEVNWELSGYADRRGDTERNLSLSEERANRVRDYLESRGVNSVQIVTIAYGEEEPLQVDETGEYDFFDRRVTLRSQQGPVQTAQSK; this is encoded by the coding sequence GTGATTGGTGCCATAGTGGGCGGTATTGTCGGGACAGCCGTCGGTCAGGACGGATATATCGGTTCGCAGCAAGCCCAATTAGACCGTCAGACAGAAACGATCAACCACCTCAACGCTCGCAACGCAGAATTGGAACCGCTTCAGGAGAGCTACAGTGCGTTGCAGCAGGAGCTTGCAAGTTTGCGAGTCACACAGCAACAACGGGATTTAGCGCTGGCAATGAATGTCCACTTCCGTACAGGTTCTGCAAAGATAGAGCCTCATTTTCAGTCCCAGCTGGATGAAATCGCTGAATTAATGAAGCAGTCACCCGAAGTGAACTGGGAGCTGTCCGGCTATGCGGACCGTCGCGGCGACACAGAGCGAAACCTGTCGTTGTCAGAAGAGCGAGCGAATCGTGTCCGGGATTATCTTGAATCACGCGGGGTGAATTCTGTTCAGATTGTGACAATTGCGTATGGTGAAGAAGAGCCACTGCAGGTTGACGAAACGGGCGAGTATGACTTTTTTGACCGCCGGGTGACTTTGCGCAGCCAGCAAGGTCCGGTCCAGACGGCTCAATCGAAGTAG
- a CDS encoding chemotaxis protein CheV, with protein MTTILDAVDLRTQLVGENRLELLIFRLHSAQLFAINVFKIREVVKQPHLHSLPGSHPSVCGVATIRRQSIPIIDLRQAIGVRATDENSETNLIITEYNRSVQGFLVGQVLNITNLTWQDIQPPPQHAGKNNYLTAITRVKRDNHERLVSIVDVEKVLAEIVSYNTEISDAVLDQTLVSQLYGQKVLIVDDSSTARAQIRDTLSQLGLEVIEATNGRQALELLKSWCGEGKDVYQEILMMFTDAEMPEMDGYRLTHEIRQDKRMNELFIALNTSLSGSFNQAMVEKVGCDRFISKFQPDLLVEVVQDRLRESLQSSEPR; from the coding sequence ATGACGACCATTCTTGATGCAGTCGATCTGCGAACACAGCTTGTTGGAGAAAATCGCCTGGAGCTGCTGATTTTCAGACTCCACTCAGCGCAACTGTTTGCAATTAATGTCTTCAAGATACGCGAAGTCGTGAAGCAGCCTCATTTACACTCCTTGCCGGGTAGCCATCCCAGTGTGTGCGGTGTGGCAACAATTCGCAGACAGTCGATCCCGATTATTGATTTACGGCAGGCGATTGGAGTCCGGGCAACGGACGAAAACAGTGAAACCAATCTGATCATTACTGAATACAACCGAAGTGTTCAGGGGTTTCTGGTTGGACAGGTACTGAACATTACCAATCTAACCTGGCAAGATATTCAGCCACCACCGCAGCATGCCGGGAAAAACAATTACCTAACGGCCATTACCCGTGTCAAACGGGATAATCATGAACGGCTGGTCAGCATTGTGGATGTCGAAAAAGTGCTGGCCGAAATTGTGTCTTACAATACCGAAATCTCAGACGCTGTTTTGGATCAGACACTGGTCAGTCAGCTATATGGACAGAAAGTACTGATCGTGGATGATTCATCAACCGCGCGCGCTCAGATCCGCGATACCCTGTCACAATTGGGCCTTGAAGTGATTGAAGCAACCAATGGCCGGCAAGCCCTGGAGTTACTGAAATCCTGGTGCGGTGAAGGCAAAGATGTCTATCAGGAAATTCTGATGATGTTCACGGACGCAGAAATGCCAGAAATGGACGGTTACCGCCTCACGCATGAAATTCGTCAGGACAAGCGGATGAATGAATTGTTTATCGCGCTGAATACATCACTGAGTGGCAGCTTTAATCAGGCCATGGTCGAAAAAGTTGGCTGTGATCGCTTTATTTCCAAATTCCAGCCCGATCTGCTGGTTGAAGTGGTACAAGACAGATTGAGAGAGAGCCTGCAGTCCTCCGAACCACGCTGA